A genome region from Yoonia vestfoldensis includes the following:
- the rpmF gene encoding 50S ribosomal protein L32 encodes MAVQQNKVSKSRRNNRRAHDSLVAANPNECDNCGEMKRPHHVCPSCGHYATREVVASTTEVDLDEDAA; translated from the coding sequence ATGGCCGTCCAGCAGAATAAAGTTTCCAAATCCCGCCGCAACAACCGGCGCGCGCACGACTCGCTTGTCGCTGCAAACCCCAACGAATGCGATAATTGCGGTGAAATGAAGCGTCCGCATCATGTCTGCCCATCCTGCGGCCATTACGCGACACGCGAAGTCGTCGCCAGCACGACCGAGGTCGATCTGGACGAAGACGCAGCATAA
- a CDS encoding outer membrane protein assembly factor BamE, producing MTMTKLRASLRAPVFVLAVVALTACTPMTRFHGFAPDARELAQLAVGQTTRDEVMTLFGPPTSDGALRDDTLYYVASQFDRIGPFAPQEVDRTVIALRFDSADRLRNVSRYTLEDGRVVTLDRRVTDDGIGDLGVLEQLLGSFGRLDAGTLLGADDDF from the coding sequence ATGACCATGACCAAACTGCGCGCCAGCCTGCGGGCTCCGGTTTTTGTGCTGGCTGTCGTGGCGCTGACGGCCTGCACCCCGATGACAAGGTTCCACGGTTTCGCCCCTGATGCGCGCGAATTGGCGCAGCTTGCGGTCGGCCAGACCACGCGCGACGAGGTGATGACGCTCTTTGGCCCGCCCACATCGGACGGCGCCCTGCGCGATGATACGCTTTATTACGTCGCCAGCCAATTCGACCGGATCGGCCCCTTTGCCCCGCAAGAGGTGGACCGCACTGTGATTGCCCTGCGCTTTGACAGCGCCGACCGGTTGCGCAACGTCAGCCGCTATACGCTCGAGGACGGGCGCGTGGTCACGCTGGACCGCCGCGTCACCGATGACGGGATCGGGGATCTGGGCGTGCTGGAACAGCTGCTTGGGTCTTTCGGGCGGCTGGATGCGGGCACATTGCTGGGCGCGGATGACGATTTCTAA
- the speB gene encoding agmatinase has protein sequence MKNQPISGNDLARFSGPQSFMRLPQLESAAGLDVGFIGIPMDIGTSWRSGTRMGPKQLREQSAMIRPYNIQTGAAPFDALQCADLGDVAINTFNLSDTIRIITETYAAHLKHDFIPMTLGGDHTLTLPVLRAIAAKHGPVALVHVDAHADVNDEMFGERETHGTVFRRAYEEGLITADKVFQIGLRGTGYTADDFTEAAGWGFNQYLAPELWHKSLTPLAAAIKAKIGDQPCYISYDIDSLDPAYAPGTGTPEIGGLTTAQAMELIRGLRGLNIVGCDLVEVSPPYDPSGNTALTGANLMFEMLSILPGVPYR, from the coding sequence ATGAAAAATCAACCGATCAGCGGCAATGATCTGGCCCGGTTTTCGGGGCCGCAGAGTTTCATGCGCCTGCCGCAGCTGGAGTCTGCGGCGGGGCTGGATGTCGGGTTCATCGGTATCCCGATGGATATCGGCACCAGTTGGCGGTCCGGCACGCGGATGGGCCCGAAACAGCTGCGCGAACAATCCGCGATGATCCGGCCTTATAATATCCAGACGGGGGCCGCGCCTTTTGATGCTTTGCAATGCGCCGATCTGGGCGATGTGGCGATCAATACTTTCAATCTCAGTGACACGATCCGCATCATTACAGAGACTTACGCAGCACACCTCAAGCATGATTTTATCCCGATGACCCTGGGCGGCGATCATACACTGACCCTGCCGGTGCTGCGGGCGATCGCGGCCAAACATGGCCCTGTGGCGCTGGTCCATGTCGATGCCCATGCCGATGTCAATGACGAGATGTTCGGCGAGCGCGAGACCCATGGCACCGTCTTTCGCCGCGCCTATGAGGAAGGGCTGATCACCGCCGATAAAGTGTTCCAGATCGGGCTGCGCGGCACCGGTTACACGGCGGATGATTTCACCGAAGCCGCAGGCTGGGGGTTCAACCAATATCTGGCCCCAGAATTGTGGCATAAATCGCTGACCCCGCTGGCCGCTGCGATCAAGGCAAAGATCGGTGATCAGCCTTGTTACATCAGCTATGATATCGATTCTCTGGACCCCGCCTATGCGCCCGGCACCGGCACGCCCGAAATCGGCGGGCTGACCACGGCCCAGGCGATGGAGCTGATCCGGGGCTTGCGCGGGCTGAATATCGTGGGCTGCGATCTGGTCGAAGTGTCGCCGCCCTATGATCCGTCGGGCAATACCGCGCTGACCGGGGCGAACCTGATGTTCGAGATGCTGTCTATCCTGCCGGGGGTGCCTTACCGATGA
- a CDS encoding YceD family protein: protein MPQSLLRLADLAAARGTSFVLEPDAAERASLADTLGIVSIKKLRFAGKLSPQGRKDWHLSAQLGATVVQDCVVTLDPVTTRIDEDVTRQYLADLPEPTGTEVEMPEDDTTEPLPDSIDLYAVLAEALALALPLYPRATGAELGQSVYTEKGVAPLTDEAARPFAGLGALRDRLKDNDG, encoded by the coding sequence ATGCCTCAATCACTCTTGCGTTTGGCCGATCTGGCCGCCGCGCGCGGAACCAGCTTTGTGCTGGAACCCGATGCCGCCGAACGCGCCTCTCTCGCGGATACTTTGGGGATCGTCAGCATCAAAAAGCTGCGCTTTGCAGGCAAGCTGTCCCCGCAAGGCCGCAAGGATTGGCATCTGAGCGCCCAGCTGGGGGCGACGGTCGTGCAGGATTGCGTGGTCACGCTGGACCCTGTCACGACCCGCATCGACGAGGATGTGACCCGCCAATATCTGGCTGATCTGCCCGAACCGACCGGCACCGAGGTCGAAATGCCCGAGGATGACACCACCGAACCGCTGCCCGACAGCATCGACCTTTACGCCGTGCTGGCCGAGGCTTTGGCGCTGGCGCTGCCGCTTTATCCGCGCGCCACGGGGGCGGAACTGGGACAAAGCGTCTATACCGAAAAAGGCGTCGCCCCCCTGACCGATGAAGCGGCCCGCCCTTTCGCTGGGCTGGGTGCCTTGCGTGACAGGCTCAAGGACAACGACGGCTAA
- the msrB gene encoding peptide-methionine (R)-S-oxide reductase MsrB: MDKIIKSDAEWRDQLSDLAFKVTRKHGTERAGTHEDFPKTPGTYLCVCCGAPLFDQGAKFESGTGWPSFYEPIAPEQVGESVDRGFFMTRTEVHCARCDAHLGHVFPDGPAPTGLRYCMNGVALTFEPAD, from the coding sequence ATGGATAAAATCATCAAATCCGATGCCGAATGGCGCGACCAGCTGTCTGATCTGGCGTTCAAAGTGACGCGCAAACATGGCACCGAACGCGCAGGCACGCATGAGGATTTTCCCAAGACCCCCGGCACCTATCTTTGCGTCTGCTGCGGCGCGCCTTTGTTCGACCAAGGCGCCAAATTCGAAAGCGGCACCGGCTGGCCGTCTTTCTATGAACCGATCGCGCCCGAACAGGTCGGGGAATCGGTGGATCGCGGGTTTTTCATGACACGCACAGAGGTCCATTGCGCCCGTTGTGACGCGCATCTGGGCCATGTCTTTCCCGATGGGCCTGCCCCCACGGGGCTGCGCTATTGCATGAACGGGGTCGCGCTGACCTTTGAACCGGCGGATTAG
- a CDS encoding DUF1499 domain-containing protein, with amino-acid sequence MIEIMIRVIVLVLALVIGAMTYVRLAPTDVARWHQLDPVTTAGDVQEPGGFKAVRQITAAQEEVLTRLDAIARATPRTRPIAGSIAERMVTYQTRSLIWGFPDHTTIAVQGDLLVIHARLRFGQSDMGVNRARVLDWLDQLGPLTAPP; translated from the coding sequence ATGATCGAGATCATGATCCGGGTGATTGTCCTTGTGCTGGCGCTGGTGATCGGTGCCATGACCTATGTCCGCCTTGCCCCGACCGATGTTGCGCGCTGGCACCAGCTCGATCCGGTGACGACAGCGGGGGATGTGCAGGAACCCGGCGGGTTCAAGGCCGTGCGCCAGATCACCGCCGCACAAGAAGAGGTTTTGACCCGGCTGGACGCTATCGCGCGCGCCACGCCGCGCACCCGCCCCATTGCGGGCAGCATCGCGGAACGGATGGTGACCTATCAGACGCGGTCATTGATCTGGGGCTTTCCCGATCATACGACCATTGCCGTGCAGGGCGATCTGCTGGTGATCCATGCCCGTTTACGCTTTGGCCAGTCGGATATGGGGGTCAACCGGGCGCGGGTGCTGGATTGGCTGGACCAGCTTGGCCCCTTGACCGCGCCCCCCTGA
- a CDS encoding M20 aminoacylase family protein, with translation MPVINRIADFTAEMTGWRRHLHAHPELQFDCHQTAAFVAAKLREFGVDEIHESIATSGIVAIINGQGAGRTIGLRADMDALPMEEVTGLDYASTVAGAMHACGHDGHTTMLLGAAKYLAETRNFAGRVALIFQPAEEAGGGAEVMVNAGILDRFDVAEVYALHNAPGTAVGAFYTTPGPIMAAVDTFHIHVQGRGGHGAMPHDTADPVVACVGIVSAIQTIVSRNHFAFDQLVVSVTQIHTGTVDNVIPDTGYINGTVRTFDPAVQAMVKDRLAGIVAGQAAAYGVTATLDYEIGYPATVNDADKTAFAAAVAREISADVVDDAAPEMGAEDFAYMLNQRPGAYLFVGNGDTAGLHHPAYDFDDAVAPVGASFFARIVERALPVAP, from the coding sequence ATGCCCGTCATCAACCGCATCGCCGATTTCACCGCAGAAATGACCGGCTGGCGCCGTCATCTGCATGCGCATCCCGAATTGCAATTCGATTGCCACCAGACAGCGGCCTTTGTCGCGGCAAAGCTGCGGGAATTCGGGGTCGATGAAATTCATGAAAGCATCGCCACCAGCGGCATCGTCGCCATCATCAACGGGCAGGGGGCGGGGCGCACCATCGGGCTGCGCGCCGATATGGATGCGCTGCCGATGGAAGAGGTGACAGGGCTGGATTACGCATCCACCGTGGCAGGCGCGATGCATGCCTGCGGCCATGACGGACACACGACGATGTTGCTGGGGGCTGCGAAATATCTGGCCGAGACGCGCAATTTCGCGGGCCGTGTCGCGCTGATCTTTCAGCCCGCCGAGGAAGCGGGCGGCGGGGCCGAGGTGATGGTGAACGCAGGTATCCTTGACCGTTTTGACGTGGCCGAGGTTTACGCCCTGCACAATGCCCCCGGCACGGCGGTGGGCGCGTTTTATACCACCCCCGGCCCGATCATGGCGGCGGTGGATACATTTCACATCCATGTCCAAGGGCGCGGCGGGCATGGGGCCATGCCGCATGACACCGCCGATCCCGTGGTCGCCTGTGTCGGCATTGTCAGCGCGATCCAGACCATTGTCAGCCGCAACCATTTTGCCTTTGACCAGCTGGTCGTTTCGGTCACGCAGATCCACACCGGCACGGTGGATAATGTGATCCCCGATACCGGCTATATCAATGGCACGGTGCGCACATTTGATCCCGCCGTGCAGGCGATGGTCAAGGACCGTCTGGCCGGGATCGTGGCGGGGCAGGCCGCCGCTTACGGCGTCACGGCGACGCTGGATTACGAGATCGGCTATCCCGCGACGGTGAATGACGCGGACAAGACCGCCTTTGCCGCCGCGGTCGCGCGCGAAATATCCGCCGATGTGGTGGATGACGCCGCGCCTGAAATGGGGGCCGAGGATTTTGCCTATATGCTGAACCAGCGCCCCGGGGCCTATCTGTTTGTCGGCAATGGCGATACCGCAGGGCTGCATCATCCCGCCTATGATTTCGATGATGCCGTGGCCCCTGTGGGTGCCTCGTTCTTTGCCCGTATCGTCGAGCGGGCCTTGCCGGTAGCGCCATAA
- a CDS encoding GNAT family N-acetyltransferase, which produces MTIAFEIAGYHARLAASPADLAACQQLRHRCFFGRAGRDADRFDARCQHLMIADRTGRLVAVARIMLIGQGGDIAQSYAAQFYDLSGLAGLSGPLMEMGRFCIAADVLDADVVRVAWGALAQIVDDAGVQILFGCTSFAGIDPARYGLALARLAAQHQGPAHLRPGVKAAEVVALQGQGDGSAPMPSLLRSYLAMGGWVSDHAVVDRQMNTLHVFTCLDIAAIPPARARALRAVAGAR; this is translated from the coding sequence ATGACAATCGCATTCGAGATCGCAGGCTATCACGCGCGTCTGGCGGCAAGCCCCGCCGATCTGGCCGCCTGTCAGCAGCTGCGGCACCGCTGCTTTTTCGGCCGGGCCGGGCGGGATGCGGATCGTTTTGACGCGCGCTGCCAGCATCTGATGATCGCGGATCGCACAGGCCGGCTGGTCGCTGTGGCGCGGATCATGCTGATCGGGCAGGGCGGCGATATCGCGCAAAGCTATGCGGCGCAGTTTTATGATCTGTCGGGTCTGGCGGGCTTATCCGGCCCGCTGATGGAAATGGGGCGGTTCTGCATCGCCGCCGATGTGCTGGACGCGGATGTCGTGCGCGTCGCCTGGGGCGCGCTGGCGCAGATCGTCGATGACGCGGGGGTGCAGATCCTGTTCGGCTGCACCAGTTTCGCGGGCATTGATCCTGCGCGCTATGGGCTGGCCCTGGCGCGGCTGGCCGCCCAGCATCAAGGCCCCGCGCATTTGCGCCCCGGCGTCAAGGCAGCCGAGGTGGTGGCGCTGCAGGGCCAGGGTGACGGGTCCGCGCCCATGCCGTCCTTGCTGCGGTCCTATCTGGCGATGGGCGGCTGGGTCAGCGATCACGCGGTGGTGGACCGGCAGATGAACACGCTGCATGTCTTTACCTGCCTTGATATCGCCGCCATCCCACCGGCACGCGCACGGGCCTTGCGCGCCGTGGCGGGGGCGCGCTGA
- a CDS encoding Fe(3+) ABC transporter substrate-binding protein has protein sequence MNLRNILLASTCAAIAGPAIADVNIYTTREPGLIQPVMDAFTAETGIPVNLSYINDGLVERLTAEGARSPADLVMTVDIANLKQIVDAGVVQAVESDVLNAAIPAELRSDENLWFGLTTRARIIYASKERVADGEVTTYEDLASDKWEGRICTRSGMHNYNLALLSAVIAHHGEDGARDWAAGIRENLARKPEGNDRAQVRAIWAGECDISFGNTYYMGGMLADPEQQAWADSVRIVFPTFEDGGTHVNVSGMAMTQSAPNRDEAVQLMEFLVSPEAQAIYAETNHEYPVLEGAARSELVASWGEFTPDTVDLNELAANRPVSVRITEEVNFDG, from the coding sequence ATGAACCTGCGCAACATCCTTTTGGCCAGCACCTGTGCCGCCATTGCCGGCCCTGCCATTGCCGATGTGAATATCTACACCACCCGTGAACCCGGCCTGATCCAGCCGGTCATGGATGCATTCACCGCCGAAACCGGCATTCCCGTGAACCTGTCCTATATCAATGATGGCCTGGTCGAACGTCTGACCGCCGAGGGCGCCCGTTCGCCCGCTGACCTGGTGATGACGGTCGATATCGCCAATCTGAAACAGATCGTGGATGCCGGTGTGGTGCAGGCGGTGGAAAGCGACGTTCTGAACGCGGCGATCCCTGCCGAGCTGCGCTCGGATGAAAATCTGTGGTTCGGCCTGACCACCCGCGCGCGGATCATCTATGCCTCCAAAGAGCGGGTGGCCGATGGCGAAGTCACCACCTACGAGGACCTGGCCAGTGACAAATGGGAAGGCCGGATCTGCACACGTTCGGGCATGCATAATTACAACCTTGCGCTGCTCTCGGCCGTGATCGCGCATCATGGCGAAGACGGCGCGCGCGACTGGGCCGCAGGTATCCGCGAGAACCTGGCGCGCAAGCCCGAAGGCAACGATCGCGCGCAGGTCCGCGCGATCTGGGCCGGTGAATGCGACATCAGCTTTGGCAATACCTATTACATGGGCGGCATGCTGGCCGATCCGGAACAGCAGGCATGGGCCGATTCCGTGCGCATCGTTTTTCCGACCTTTGAAGATGGCGGCACCCATGTGAACGTCTCCGGCATGGCCATGACGCAATCCGCGCCGAACCGTGACGAAGCCGTGCAGCTGATGGAATTCCTTGTCTCGCCAGAAGCGCAGGCGATCTATGCGGAAACCAATCACGAATATCCAGTGCTGGAAGGCGCGGCGCGGTCCGAACTGGTCGCCAGCTGGGGTGAATTCACGCCAGATACGGTCGATCTGAACGAACTGGCTGCGAACCGTCCGGTATCCGTGCGGATCACCGAAGAAGTGAATTTCGACGGCTGA
- a CDS encoding ABC-F family ATP-binding cassette domain-containing protein gives MARAPLLQISDIALTFGGDPVFADLSLVIQPGDRVALVGRNGSGKSTLMKVMAGLVLPDSGTRVASPGVQVGYMEQDPEMKGFATLGDYAASSLPPVESYKVDMVAEGLKFDPAGAVATASGGERRRAALAKLMAEAPELMLLDEPTNHLDIEAIAWLENELKQTRAAFVLISHDRAFLRALTRATLWIDRGAVRRAEQGFDAFEEWRDKIWEEEDQQRHKLNRKIKAEARWAVEGISARRTRNQGRLRALQDLRAEKAGQIRRQGTAAMAFDGGSSSGRKVVECFGLSKAFDGKNIVQGLDLTVQRGDRIAFVGPNGVGKTTLIKMLLGQVAPDAGQVKLGTKLDIAVFDQTRAALNPDMTLWENLASDPELGVSGKSDQIMVRGTPKHVVGYLKEFLFDEAQARAPVRSLSGGEKARLLLARLMARESNLLVLDEPTNDLDIETLDLLQDILGDYDSTVLLVSHDRDFLDRVATTTIAMEGNGQAVVYPGGWSDYRDQRGGDFTESATATKPLSKKDKPAEKKSSGGLSFTEKHRLDALPGLIATLSAEIGKLEELLADPALFTENPVKFAKATDALIARQMQLSDAEDEWLILEEKAAG, from the coding sequence ATGGCACGCGCACCCCTTCTTCAGATTTCCGATATCGCCCTGACCTTTGGCGGCGATCCTGTTTTTGCCGACCTGTCGCTGGTGATCCAGCCGGGCGACCGTGTGGCGCTGGTGGGGCGCAACGGATCGGGCAAATCCACCTTGATGAAGGTCATGGCAGGCCTTGTGCTGCCTGACAGCGGCACGCGCGTCGCATCCCCCGGCGTGCAGGTCGGCTATATGGAACAAGACCCCGAGATGAAGGGCTTTGCCACTTTGGGCGATTATGCCGCCTCTAGCCTGCCGCCCGTGGAATCCTACAAGGTCGATATGGTCGCCGAAGGGCTGAAATTCGATCCTGCCGGTGCTGTGGCCACGGCATCGGGCGGTGAACGGCGCCGCGCGGCACTGGCCAAGCTGATGGCCGAAGCGCCTGAATTGATGCTGCTGGATGAGCCGACCAACCATCTGGATATCGAGGCCATCGCCTGGCTCGAAAACGAACTCAAACAGACCCGCGCGGCCTTTGTGCTGATCAGCCATGACCGCGCCTTCCTGCGCGCCTTGACGCGGGCGACTTTGTGGATCGACCGGGGTGCGGTGCGCCGCGCTGAACAGGGGTTTGATGCTTTCGAGGAATGGCGCGACAAGATCTGGGAAGAAGAAGACCAGCAGCGCCATAAACTCAACCGCAAGATCAAGGCCGAGGCGCGATGGGCCGTCGAAGGCATTTCCGCCCGCCGCACCCGGAACCAGGGGCGTCTGCGCGCATTGCAAGACCTGCGCGCCGAAAAGGCCGGCCAGATCCGCCGGCAGGGCACGGCGGCGATGGCCTTTGACGGCGGGTCCAGCTCGGGGCGCAAGGTCGTGGAATGTTTCGGTCTGAGCAAGGCATTCGACGGCAAAAACATCGTGCAGGGGCTGGATCTGACCGTGCAGCGCGGCGACCGGATCGCCTTTGTCGGGCCGAATGGCGTGGGCAAAACCACGCTGATCAAGATGTTGCTGGGGCAGGTCGCGCCTGACGCGGGGCAGGTCAAACTCGGCACGAAACTTGATATCGCGGTCTTTGATCAGACCCGCGCCGCGCTGAACCCTGATATGACGCTGTGGGAAAATCTGGCCTCGGACCCCGAATTGGGGGTTTCGGGCAAATCCGACCAGATCATGGTGCGCGGCACGCCGAAACATGTGGTGGGATATCTCAAGGAATTCCTCTTTGACGAGGCACAGGCCCGCGCCCCTGTCCGGTCGCTGTCAGGCGGCGAAAAGGCGCGGCTGTTGCTGGCGCGGCTGATGGCGCGCGAAAGCAATCTTTTGGTGCTGGACGAGCCGACCAATGATCTGGATATCGAAACGCTGGATCTGTTGCAGGATATCCTGGGCGATTACGACAGCACGGTGCTGCTGGTCAGCCATGACCGCGATTTTCTGGACCGGGTGGCGACGACCACGATCGCGATGGAAGGCAACGGGCAGGCCGTGGTCTATCCGGGCGGCTGGTCGGATTACCGCGACCAGCGCGGTGGCGATTTCACCGAATCAGCAACGGCGACCAAACCATTGTCCAAAAAGGACAAACCCGCCGAGAAAAAATCCAGCGGCGGGCTGTCCTTTACGGAAAAGCACAGGCTTGACGCGCTGCCCGGGCTGATCGCCACGCTGAGCGCGGAAATCGGCAAGCTCGAAGAATTGCTCGCCGATCCGGCGCTTTTCACCGAAAATCCGGTGAAATTCGCCAAGGCCACCGATGCGCTGATCGCGCGGCAGATGCAGCTGTCGGATGCCGAGGATGAATGGCTGATCTTGGAAGAAAAAGCCGCGGGCTGA
- the speB gene encoding agmatinase, with product MALEDAKAQVDLAFTRQDRRGLAFENAFGGAVSFLRRAYSKELSGVDLAVTGIPFDQAVTHRPGARFGPRAIREASCLQPYDPPYGWDGFDPLSEFSIVDYGDMAFDYASVAGVPALVEAHIARILAAGAASITLGGDHFITLPILRAYAAKYGPLSVIQFDAHSDLWPDEDMARIDHGTFMYKAVKLGLVDPARSVQIGIRTQCDDYLGMRYIDARSCHARGVADVVAEMRGIVGDHPTYVTFDIDALDPAFAPGTGTPVWGGLASWQAAALLRDLAGINMVGGDIVEVSPPYDTTGATAIAGAHVAMELCCLALWNKRKKG from the coding sequence ATGGCGTTGGAAGATGCGAAAGCGCAGGTCGATCTGGCCTTTACACGGCAAGACAGGCGCGGGCTGGCCTTCGAGAATGCCTTTGGCGGCGCGGTGTCCTTTCTGCGCCGCGCTTATAGCAAGGAGCTGAGCGGCGTCGATCTGGCGGTCACGGGCATTCCGTTCGATCAGGCGGTGACGCATCGGCCCGGCGCGCGGTTCGGGCCGCGTGCGATCCGCGAGGCATCTTGCCTGCAGCCCTATGATCCGCCTTATGGCTGGGACGGGTTTGACCCTTTGTCGGAATTTTCCATCGTCGATTATGGCGATATGGCTTTTGATTATGCATCGGTGGCAGGCGTGCCGGCGCTGGTCGAGGCGCATATCGCGCGGATCCTGGCCGCAGGGGCGGCGAGTATCACTTTGGGCGGTGATCATTTCATCACTTTGCCGATCCTGCGCGCCTATGCGGCGAAATACGGGCCTTTGTCGGTCATTCAGTTTGATGCGCATTCCGATCTTTGGCCTGATGAGGATATGGCGCGGATTGATCACGGCACTTTCATGTATAAGGCGGTCAAGCTGGGGCTGGTCGATCCTGCGCGATCGGTGCAGATCGGCATTCGCACGCAATGCGACGATTATCTGGGGATGCGGTATATTGATGCGCGATCCTGCCACGCGCGCGGTGTCGCCGATGTCGTGGCCGAAATGCGCGGGATCGTCGGTGATCATCCGACCTATGTGACCTTTGACATCGATGCGCTGGACCCGGCCTTTGCGCCGGGCACCGGCACGCCGGTCTGGGGCGGGCTGGCCAGTTGGCAGGCGGCGGCGCTGCTGCGCGATCTGGCGGGGATCAATATGGTGGGCGGCGATATTGTCGAAGTCTCGCCGCCCTATGATACCACCGGCGCCACCGCCATTGCCGGTGCCCATGTCGCGATGGAGCTTTGCTGTCTGGCGCTTTGGAATAAAAGGAAAAAGGGATGA
- a CDS encoding SDR family NAD(P)-dependent oxidoreductase: protein MDISTAVAIVTGGASGLGAATAQAFVAAGAQVTIFDRDPAGAGFAKQIGAAFAQVDVTDEDSIAAGLDQVSGLNVAVNCAGIATAEKTLGRDGPHRQASFARTIDINLCGTFNVARLAAARMAQGGVIINTASVAAFDGQKGQAAYAASKAGIAGLSLPMARDLGRNGIRVMAIAPGIFRTPMLISLGEEVMAGLARDVVYPARLGDPAEFAALARFIVECDYLNGTTIRLDGALRMP, encoded by the coding sequence ATGGATATCTCAACAGCAGTGGCGATTGTGACCGGCGGCGCATCCGGTCTGGGGGCGGCGACGGCGCAGGCCTTTGTGGCCGCAGGCGCGCAGGTGACGATCTTTGATCGCGATCCGGCCGGGGCGGGATTTGCCAAGCAGATCGGCGCGGCATTCGCGCAGGTCGATGTCACCGATGAAGACAGCATTGCCGCAGGGCTGGACCAGGTCAGCGGGCTGAATGTCGCGGTCAATTGCGCAGGCATCGCCACGGCAGAAAAGACGCTGGGCCGCGATGGCCCGCACCGGCAGGCCAGTTTTGCGCGCACAATCGATATCAACCTTTGTGGTACGTTCAATGTCGCGCGCCTGGCCGCCGCGCGGATGGCGCAGGGCGGTGTGATCATCAACACGGCATCGGTCGCCGCTTTTGACGGGCAAAAGGGTCAGGCGGCCTATGCGGCGTCAAAGGCCGGTATCGCCGGTCTGTCCTTGCCGATGGCGCGCGATCTGGGGCGCAACGGGATCCGTGTCATGGCCATCGCGCCGGGGATTTTTCGCACGCCGATGCTGATCTCGCTGGGCGAAGAGGTCATGGCGGGGCTGGCGCGCGATGTGGTCTATCCCGCACGGCTGGGTGATCCGGCGGAATTTGCCGCTTTGGCGCGGTTCATCGTGGAATGTGATTACCTTAACGGCACCACGATCCGGCTGGATGGTGCTTTGCGGATGCCCTGA
- the mazG gene encoding nucleoside triphosphate pyrophosphohydrolase, with the protein MAEDALIHDPDGGMPRLLEIMRRLRDPDKGCPWDIVQDFDTIAPYTIEEAYEVADAIARADWPDLEGELGDLLLQTVYHAQIGAEAGHFTFESVVRNIADKMVARHPHVFGDDNRDKSPAQQVADWEKIKAAERAGKAQGGVLDGVALGLPALMRAVKLQKRAARVGFDWPDTSHVLDKIIEEAAELVAARDRLTQVEIADEMGDLLFVLANLARHLGVDPEAALRGTNEKFTCRFKGIEKALAARGKSPADSNLAEMDALWNAQKALERAPEKSE; encoded by the coding sequence ATGGCGGAAGATGCCCTGATCCATGACCCTGACGGCGGGATGCCGCGTCTTTTGGAAATCATGCGCCGGTTGCGCGACCCCGATAAAGGCTGTCCGTGGGATATCGTGCAGGATTTCGACACGATCGCGCCCTATACGATCGAAGAAGCCTATGAGGTCGCCGATGCCATCGCCCGCGCCGATTGGCCCGACCTCGAAGGCGAATTAGGCGATCTGTTGCTGCAAACTGTCTATCACGCGCAAATCGGGGCCGAGGCCGGGCATTTCACCTTCGAGAGCGTGGTGCGCAATATCGCCGACAAGATGGTCGCGCGCCATCCGCATGTCTTTGGCGATGATAACCGCGACAAATCCCCCGCCCAGCAGGTCGCCGATTGGGAAAAGATCAAGGCCGCCGAACGCGCAGGCAAGGCGCAGGGCGGCGTGCTGGACGGTGTCGCCCTGGGCCTGCCTGCGCTGATGCGCGCGGTCAAATTGCAAAAACGCGCAGCCCGGGTGGGATTCGACTGGCCCGACACATCCCATGTGCTGGATAAGATCATCGAAGAGGCCGCCGAGCTGGTCGCCGCCCGCGACAGGCTGACACAGGTCGAGATTGCCGATGAGATGGGCGATCTGCTGTTCGTGCTGGCCAATCTGGCGCGCCATCTGGGGGTCGACCCCGAGGCGGCCCTGCGCGGCACGAATGAAAAATTCACCTGCCGTTTCAAAGGGATAGAAAAAGCTTTGGCCGCGCGCGGCAAATCCCCCGCCGACAGCAATCTGGCGGAAATGGATGCGCTTTGGAATGCGCAAAAGGCGCTGGAAAGAGCGCCGGAAAAGTCCGAGTAA